The DNA segment GATCAATCATTTCAGCAGTTTAGATCtacttgttttctttttcttttttaaaacgaAGAAGAGCTTCGACTTTTCCAGATAATAAATAATTTGAGATCTCCTACTTACAACAACATCATGGTTTTCATTAAAAGATTTTGAAGTTTGTATCCATCTCTCTGCCTgggaagaaagaaacaaaaaaaaacgcaGGTGAGACTAGTAAAATAATAGAGTAATAGACTACTAAAATTTAGATCTAATTCCCTCTTATATTAATGTTTTTGATCAAGGTCGTTATTTGCAGCAAGGGAATTAGATTAAGCAGGCTTGGTACCAGCACTGCTGCCACTGTGACTGACTGGCTCTTGGGCTTTTGTCCaagtttttttataaaaaaaaaaaaaagaaagataacataTTGATCTATCAATACATGTAGTGAACGAAGTGCATATTGATCTATCAATACATGTAGTGATAGAATTTGGTACAAAATCATTACTCTATGATTAAATCTTTTACCGTTAACTGCGACACAATTTGTGGGAGCTAACAGAACCAAAGCCATAAAAACATAATCTAAATAAACAGATTAAAAACCATAACATGTACTCTGGATTGTTCACTTTCTTCAGGGTCATCCAATCACCAATATTTTCATGATATTCCTATCATACATgtgatgaaagaaaaaaaagcaaCTATCCATTATATTCAATACTAACTCCAAACAAAGGTTTTAACCTCAAATAAACTTTAACTATCGACGGTTGTGCACTCGTTGCCGCTTGCTACTTgcctccatctccatctccaacTCCTGGTCAGGCTTTTCCGGTACATCCAGCTCCATCCCCTGGCCAGAATTTTCCTGTGCATCCAGCTCCATACTCTGGTCATAATTTTCCTGTCATACATTCAAGATAAAAAGTTCAGATAAGCATATTCCGTACTCAACTCCTGTCGAAGGTTTTAGCTTCTAATAAACACTTATAACCTCAAGGCGAGCTATGCATTTCTCGATCACCGTCTTCGTACCACCCGCGTTGCCAATGTTGTCACGGTATTCCTGTCatgaatgaaaaataaaaagttcCCATCAGGAAGTTTCTTACAATACTCCTAATCGTTATCACTGCTTAATAAACCCTAGGACACTGAAAAGTTCGAATAAGGAAACACCATTCTAACAGTTCCAAACAGAAAACACTTCATCACCTACGAAAAACTCAACAGTTTTTTATAGTACAAGAAGTCAATGGATCGCATATcctgataataacaaatctactACAAGCAAGACAAACTGAACAAATTCCAAAAAGGTTGATGCCATATAAATTAACAATCACATGATGAAAATACTTGACACAAATGAACGGGACTTATTTGAATACATACCGAGAGAACATCCAGCACAAGTTTCTTCTCTATCCGGTGACGAGACAATTCACTTTCAATCTTAGCCTTTATCCTACAAATCCAGTATAATAACCTTGTGTTAAATATCACATGCAGTGGCTTTATACAGATAAAGATCAAAACAAGAGAAGTAGATGGGAACACTCACTCGGGCAACCAAAGATAACCAAGAATAACAGCAATCGACTGCAGATCCGTAATAGGAAAACATTAGATTCAAAAGGAAAGAGATAAGAtctaaaagataaaaagaaaatcatTCACAATAAAAAGGAAGCGCAGATAGTTTTTCATTTCTGTCTCTCATTAACAATATTTTGCAAAAACACTTCAAACCCAACTCTGCTTAGATCTTTTTATTTTCTACTCATCAAAAAGCATAAGACGTAAAAGGATTACTTTATTCAATTCTTCTTTGCAGTTGCGATATTCATAACTATAACAACATCAATGCTGACCTGAAGCGTGGAGAATCCATCTCCACATTTTTTCTTGTAGAGCTCAAACGAGTCCAGCTGTAATATTATATGCAGAAGAGATAAACAAGGTTAtaagatatttgacatcaaaacaaATAAACTTCAAGCTGATATCATGAGAAAAAAGCGACATGAAAATGTAAGCAACCTGTTTGCTTTTGAGATGATTCGCCACTGCGCCAACTTTTTTGGAATATCTGCACGATATTAAGTCGATCAGAAGCCCGCTAAGGAATCTCAGGAGATGTCAGACATCTCTGGAACCGGTGCTTTTAATAACTTAAGAAGAATAAATTCAAAATACAATTTCTAGCTTTGATAAAATTTGACTTGGACAACCAAACAGGTAGGGTGTATTACCGTGTGAAGAGCTCCATAAGCCAAGTGATTCTTTCACAATCATTCTCCCCAAACATTGCTAACAATGTATAATTTTCCGTCTTGCCACCTGAACAAGATAAGATAGCCATCAGTGAATTTCAAAGATGAAAGCAGGAAGGTATACAAATCAATGGTTCTTCACATAGACAAAGAATACGTAAAAAATACAAGACCAGATTATAGCTCATCACCAGAAAATAACTGACTGCCAAATCTTAGACATGAGGACACCAACAACAAGCTTAATTAAACTTTTTATAAATACCCCGCCAAGAATATCACATGACTGCCAGAGAAGATGAGCAGACACTCCCCATCATGGAAAAATCATACAGATTGCAGACTGAATTGAGTAGATAAAATGCAGTTGCGTACCGCAATCAGGCCATGTACACAGAGTAATAATTTGAGAATCATCTTGTTTTCCTCTTAAGGACTCCAATTTCTTTCTGTTTAGATGTGATGAAGCTTTGGTCAAAGATATATTTCTCCAGAAGTTACACCTTGACAAGGGAGTTCATCCAACTTATTAGGAAAACTTGAAGCAAccttaataattaaaaaataaataaaggtttGACGAGCCTATTAAGTCGTGAGAGGGGAGTTGGCTAAAGTGTGATGGACCATTAGGTCATTGTTCCCCAAAACTTTCTTAATCTGTTATATACCTGCATCCCAATGTTCATATTACTAAGGCCTGACAGATTGTTTAGAAACTTAGAGAAAGGGACATATAGATTTATGGTAGGGATGTAGGATTCAAAGGGATGCTCTCATAATCCAGGCCTAAACGCCCAAACATAACTTTTTTTTCTGAGACGTCAATGTGTCTCTGACCCCTGATTTATCCTTTAAATTGGCAACAAGGTATCCAGAAAGGAAGAGACCATGGACTAAAACAAGAATCTTTAAGACACGCAACTATATTTCGGAAATCTAGGCACTCAAAGACTAACCAACAGACAAAAAAACATCAATAACATCAATAAGTGAGTTAAGCTACAAATTTTGCTTGCCTTACCAGTTAATGATTCGATTAGAGATATAAGacgttcttcaatttcttctttaaaatgCATAGTGCTCGGCAGAATCTGAGAAAGTAACAAAAGTAAATCTTGTGAATACTAGATATGTTTCTTATAAAGATTAAAAACATTTACATCATAAGTTGCAGGCAAAACAATCTAATAAAAGATCATACATGCTTCCAGTTAGTACTAATAAAACTTCCAGCAACATAAGCCACAAAATCATATGCATACCAAAATCCTAGAATGCTAGTTTAAACCTTTCCACAAATCATTTTCTCTAACTAAAGGAAGGTGATGGATAATAATTACATTTGCCATATATTTTTGGCTAGTCTTACTAACCTTGCAATGTCCATGCTTCGCGATGCAATTACATTGTTCAGAACCTTCTAATTACCATAACGTAATAGGCAGAATTATTCACAACCTATTATTTATACTTAAAAGAATTCTTCAGACATGTAATAAATTTAAGAGACTTACCATATCCATGGAAGCAGGGAATATTGCAATGCCCAGTCCCAAATCATCATTCTCAAACTTGTCAGAAGCAGCGAGACAATCTTTCACTATATCAAGTGCCACAATCGCAGATCCATAAATATAATCACCCAATTTCTGCCCGTCCTGTAAAAGTTTAATCATTGCCTCGATTCCTCCAGCATTGACAAAATGCACTTTGTTGTCCGGATATTCTAATAGAAAaaataaacaaccaaacaaaGTCCAAGGcaggtcttcttcttcttcttttcttttttgtttttctgttttttcttcttcaggaCTCATAATAAGAGATGAAAGAGCATCTACAACAGCAGGTAGGGTGTCCCTTCCCAATAGAAGTCCATTTTCCGTATAACTCATCAAAAGAGTCATTAAAAAATCCACATCACACACTTTTGCATCCCATTTGGTACCTCTTATTGCTGCTGATACCCAAATAATCAGTTTCCTGGAACTGCCCGCGGTTTTTGCTACAGCTGCTCTTCCTTGAAAAATCATCTGCGCAATAGTTTGTACTGCTCGTAAATCATCGTCTTCAGAAAACTTACCAAGAGTAGAAGCAAATACTTCCAAGGCTTCCATTTCAAATAGAGATTCAACCAATTTTCCAACTTGTATCTCTTGACTAGGAACTTGAAATGCCACATGAGTTAGCTCTTCGAAAGTAATAAGAATACAACTAGCTAAACGCTTCCCGCATTTATCATATTTCAATAAATTAATCATCAATGGAACAGCCTTCTTAAGATCTAAAACCTGAGGAAACAATTGACGAACATTACTATCAACTATTTTGAGATTTCTAAAACATCTGATTACCTCAATAAGTTTCTTTTCACAATCAGCGAATTCACCCTCCTCCTTATTATGAGCTGCTGCTTCGCTGTAAGCAGCGTATAGTTGTATGAAGGATGCCTCAAGTTCATCTGGTGTTTTATCGATAGCAGGACATCTGATTCTGCGGGGTTTCCTCTCTCTAGATCGATCATCTGATTTAACCCCAGGCATAAGGAGAGATGATGAATCGCCACCGCCGGACGTTGACTTACCCATCTTTAGTGCACAATCTGAGACCGTAATCCTAGAATTATACATCTAGATAAAACGGAGAGAAGGAGGCtgaacttttttttgttttgtttttctgaaGGAGGCTGAACTGTTTCTAGGGTTTCTTAAGAAACGATACTACTGTTATATTGGCATGGCGAGTGGTTTAGATAGTATTTCGTTTGCCTCATAAATCCAACGATCCACAAGTTATCCCCTAAACAAAATCTAAATAAACATGATTTGATTTGTATGGGGATACCGGTCTTACTAAGGATTGATACTACTTCATTGATCCAACGGTCAGGATTGGTATACGGGTATCAATCCCTAGTAGAATTGGTATCTCCTTTATAAATCGTGAAAATAAAGTTATTAGATTTTGTCTcgattatttttctttattttaaagataaaaacaaaaataaaatcgcTAGTATAAGGACCCTACCTACCCAATAGGTTATTATATAAGTTAGGTGTATCCAATACCTTCTACTGCCGGTGAGACGCAGATTATATGTTCGCTCAATTTTGAGGTGTAATATTAAACCCGTGCTTGAGTATAATTTGTTCTATACGCGTTGCGTTTGAGCACCTCTAAACCtaaatattttgtttggtttttgtttttagtttgctcGTATGATTGTAGACACTCTTAAACCTTTATTTGTTGTAATTTTCATATGTGTGTCTAATTAAGACCCTTTTCCTAAAATTCATGCCCAATAATCAAGGTTGGATCATGTATTTTAAATTTAGATAAACATAAACAATGACTAGGTATTATCTCGGCCTAC comes from the Papaver somniferum cultivar HN1 unplaced genomic scaffold, ASM357369v1 unplaced-scaffold_81, whole genome shotgun sequence genome and includes:
- the LOC113345522 gene encoding uncharacterized protein LOC113345522 isoform X1; protein product: MYNSRITVSDCALKMGKSTSGGGDSSSLLMPGVKSDDRSRERKPRRIRCPAIDKTPDELEASFIQLYAAYSEAAAHNKEEGEFADCEKKLIEVIRCFRNLKIVDSNVRQLFPQVLDLKKAVPLMINLLKYDKCGKRLASCILITFEELTHVAFQVPSQEIQVGKLVESLFEMEALEVFASTLGKFSEDDDLRAVQTIAQMIFQGRAAVAKTAGSSRKLIIWVSAAIRGTKWDAKVCDVDFLMTLLMSYTENGLLLGRDTLPAVVDALSSLIMSPEEEKTEKQKRKEEEEDLPWTLFGCLFFLLEYPDNKVHFVNAGGIEAMIKLLQDGQKLGDYIYGSAIVALDIVKDCLAASDKFENDDLGLGIAIFPASMDMILPSTMHFKEEIEERLISLIESLTGGKTENYTLLAMFGENDCERITWLMELFTRYSKKVGAVANHLKSKQLDSFELYKKKCGDGFSTLQSIAVILGYLWLPEIKAKIESELSRHRIEKKLVLDVLSEYRDNIGNAGGTKTVIEKCIARLEENYDQSMELDAQENSGQGMELDVPEKPDQELEMEMEASSKRQRVHNRR
- the LOC113345522 gene encoding uncharacterized protein LOC113345522 isoform X2 → MYNSRITVSDCALKMGKSTSGGGDSSSLLMPGVKSDDRSRERKPRRIRCPAIDKTPDELEASFIQLYAAYSEAAAHNKEEGEFADCEKKLIEMIFQGRAAVAKTAGSSRKLIIWVSAAIRGTKWDAKVCDVDFLMTLLMSYTENGLLLGRDTLPAVVDALSSLIMSPEEEKTEKQKRKEEEEDLPWTLFGCLFFLLEYPDNKVHFVNAGGIEAMIKLLQDGQKLGDYIYGSAIVALDIVKDCLAASDKFENDDLGLGIAIFPASMDMILPSTMHFKEEIEERLISLIESLTGGKTENYTLLAMFGENDCERITWLMELFTRYSKKVGAVANHLKSKQLDSFELYKKKCGDGFSTLQSIAVILGYLWLPEIKAKIESELSRHRIEKKLVLDVLSEYRDNIGNAGGTKTVIEKCIARLEENYDQSMELDAQENSGQGMELDVPEKPDQELEMEMEASSKRQRVHNRR